One Candidatus Methylomirabilota bacterium genomic window, GCGCGTCTTTGGTATCGGTCCCTCGCTCTTTCCCCCGCTGCCTCCAGGCGCCGACCCGCCGCCGCCTCCGTGAGCACGCCACCGCTCCGGGCATCCGGGGGGGGCTTCCAAGACCCCCCCGAAATGACCTAGGAGCTTGTCGGGCTAACCACATGCAACGGATCGCCCAACCGTTCGCGGCTGATGTTCCGCTCCGGGCGCGGGCGTTGCCCGCGCAACCGACTCTTGGGGGTGGGTCTGGGAGGGGGCCGCAGAGGCCCCCTCCCATTGTCTAGCGCCCGGCCGGTGGGATACCGACTCCTCCGCCGCTTCGCTCGGCTCCTCCTCGCGCTCTTCTACCGGCGTGTCGAGGTCGTCGGGGCCGAGCGCATCCCGGCCACCGGCCCGCTGATCGTGGCCGCCAATCACCAGAATGCGCTCGTCGACCCGATGATGCTCCTCGGCACCGTTCCCCGACGCCTCCGGCCCATCGCCAAGGCTCCGCTCTTCCGTCATCCACTCGTCGGTCCATTCCTCCGGCTCACCGGGGCACTGCCGGTCCACCGCCGCCAGGACCCCGGCAGCGATCCCGCCCGGAACGAAGCGATATTCCGGGAGGCCGCCGGCACCCTCGCCACGGGCGGCGCCATCCTCATCTTTCCGGAAGGGGTGAGTCAGGCCGAACCGACGCTGATGCCGCTCCGGACGGGCGCGGCCCGGCTGGCCCTGGCGGCCGAGAGCGCGTCCGGAGGCAGGCTGGGGCTGATCCTCCTGCCGGTCGGCCTCGTGTATCACGAGCCCGGACGCTTCCGGACCGGCTGGAGCTTGACGCTGATCGGGGAGCCTCTTCCGCTCGCGGATGCCGTGGCCCTCTATCGGACGGCTCCCGAGGCTGCGGTCCGTCGCGTGACCGACCGCCTCGCGGAGGCGCTCGGCCAGCTCATCGTCGAGGCGCGGGATCGCAAGCTCCTTCGCCTGGCGGAGGTCGCGGAGGCGATCTGGCGCGCGGAGTCCAGCGGACCCGGCGATGTGGCGGCCCGCGCCGAGTGGGTGAAGATGGCCATCCGCGGCTATCGGTATCTCCTGACCCGCGAGCCCGCGCGGATCGAGGCGCTGATGCGCGCGACCGAGCGGTATGCCAAGGATCTGGAGCTGGCCGGCCTGACGGACCGGCAGCTCGCCCAGACCTATCCGGCGGCCGTGGTCTGGCGCTATGCCTGGCGGGAAGGGCTCTCGCTCCTCGGCGGCCTCCCTCTCGGGCTCTGGGGCGTTCTCAGCCACGCCCTCCCATACCAGCTCACACGAGCGGCCGTGCGCCTCGCGCGTCCCGATCCGGACGTGGAGGCGACCTACAAGATCGTCGCCGGCGTCGTGCTCTACCCGCTCGGCTGGCTCCTCGAAGGGTGGATCGCGTGGCGGCTCGGCGGCGGATGGCTCCTCGCGCTCTTCAGCCTGGCCCTCCTGCCGGCCGGATTTCTCGCGCTGACGTGGTGGGAACGGCTCTCGCGGGTGGGACGGGAGGTCCGAGGGTTCTTCCGGTTTCTGGTGGACCGCGACTTCCAGCGACGCCTCCTCGCGCGACGGCACGCCCTCATGGAAGAACTGACGGCGCTGGCCCGGCAGGTGCCGGGCAGGGTGCTGGTGGGTGGCTCTTCTTCCGAGGGCCAATGAATCCCGGGCAACTCTGCTCCCCGTGTCTTCCCGGGGATACGGCCCGTATCGGAGACGATCCCCGCCCGCCGGCTCTGCCCGGTACTGGCGCCCACCAGGAGCCGTCAGGACCGGCCTTCGCCGGGCGACACCGCTGGAGGGTCTCTTGCACCACGGCCGGGCCATGGCGAGGCGGGCGGATCGGGAGACGAGGCCGACGACCGTCCAGCTCGGGCGGGTGGGCGAGGAGGTGGCGGCCCGGTTCCTCGCCCGCCGGGGCCTCGAGATCCTCGAGCGGAACCTCCGATCCCGGCTCGGCGAGATCGACCTCCTCGCGCGTGATGGCGCGACGCTCGTCTTCGTCGAGGTCAAGACGCGCCGCGGCCCGGCCGAGGACCCGCCGCAAGCCGGCGTCAACGCCCGGAAGCGGATGCGCGTCGCCCGGCTCGCCCTCGGCTATCTGGCCCGGCGGTGCCGCGAGGACCTGTCGTGCCGCTTCGATGTCGTCGCCGTCACGGTCGACCCGGCCGGGCCGCGCCTGGAGTACTTTCCGGGCGCCTTCACCGTGGATGGCTGGACGGGCTGAGCGACCTTTCGCGACGCCGGGACTCCGCTGTGTCAAAATCGCAGGGAGGGCTCGGGACGCTCCGGCGCCGGGGAGGTTTGGGGATGGCCCAGAGGGGGAAAGGATCGGGGTTCGGCCGGGTGGGGATGTGGCTCGTCGCCATCTGGCTGGCGATGATGGCCCTGGCGCCGCCGGCGTCGGCCGGCGAAGTGCGATTTCCGCTCAGCATCGACTACGAGATCCTGCGGGCCGCGTTGCGGAGGCACCTCCGCGAGCAACCCGGCGGCGCTCTCACGCTGTGGAAGACGCCAGATGGCTGTGGCTCGTTCGTCCTCCGCGACCCGACCCTCCAGCCCGCGGATGGCCGGCTGAAGATCTCGGGACGGGGCTCGGCCCAGGCGGGCTTCCATCTCCTCGGGTGGTGCTGGGCCTCGGTGTCCTGGGATGGATACGTGGACATCGTGGGACGTCCGGAGATCGGGCGCGACTGGCAGCTTCGCCTCCGGGATCTGGACACCCAGCTCTACGACGAGCGGCGCCAGCCGAGCGGCATCGCCAGCCGCGTCTGGGAGGTCGCCAAGGGCTGGGCCGAGAGTGAGCTGGCGAAGTTCACGTTCGACCTCGGCCCGCCGATCGAGGAGGTAAGGGCGGCGCTGGCCCTCTTCACGAGCTCGGCGCCGACCGGGCCGCTGGCGACCGCGCTTCGGACCATTCGCCCGACCGGGCTCGACGTCGAACCCGACGGCGTCAAGCTCGGTGTCGCGCTCGACCTCCCGCCGGCCGCCGCCACCCCGGCGGCGCCGGAGCCCGCGCTGACCCCGGCCCAGCTCAAGCGCTGGCAGACGACCCTCGATGGCTGGGATGGCTTCCTGGTCTTCGTGGTCAAGGACCTCGGGGGCGCGAATCTGGATCCGCAGGTGCGGAGCGAGCTGCTCGATCTGCTGCTCACCGGCCGCCACGACCTCGTCGCCGTGCTCGGGCGAGGGCCCGAGAGCGGGGTCGACCCGGTGCGCCAGCTCTTCCTCAGCACGTGGAACCGCCTGCGCGCGGTCGTC contains:
- a CDS encoding transglycosylase SLT domain-containing protein, yielding MAQRGKGSGFGRVGMWLVAIWLAMMALAPPASAGEVRFPLSIDYEILRAALRRHLREQPGGALTLWKTPDGCGSFVLRDPTLQPADGRLKISGRGSAQAGFHLLGWCWASVSWDGYVDIVGRPEIGRDWQLRLRDLDTQLYDERRQPSGIASRVWEVAKGWAESELAKFTFDLGPPIEEVRAALALFTSSAPTGPLATALRTIRPTGLDVEPDGVKLGVALDLPPAAATPAAPEPALTPAQLKRWQTTLDGWDGFLVFVVKDLGGANLDPQVRSELLDLLLTGRHDLVAVLGRGPESGVDPVRQLFLSTWNRLRAVVRQTATRPGDESRALRYATFLAAGDALAAIEAAAPAAGVEISADGLRRLARMLDPAYAGDPLEYSELSDAVLRQLFRFRDPDAPPRRPRRRAPSSWHWFMPRTADAAEPDEWSELARRLDRWVPAEEELTAYRQTVDRLLTVAAERTMDPDALDERFDDLFRYLVKAVAWQESCWRQFIRKGGTVTYLVSPTADVGMMQINVRIWRGFFNAEKLRWNAAYNVGAGAEILVQLLIRYGAREGKARLENAARASYSAYNGGPARYSRYRSARAPAALRAIDQGFWEKYQAVAAGRAEHRVLCLAPRTAPS
- a CDS encoding YraN family protein; this translates as MARRADRETRPTTVQLGRVGEEVAARFLARRGLEILERNLRSRLGEIDLLARDGATLVFVEVKTRRGPAEDPPQAGVNARKRMRVARLALGYLARRCREDLSCRFDVVAVTVDPAGPRLEYFPGAFTVDGWTG
- a CDS encoding 1-acyl-sn-glycerol-3-phosphate acyltransferase; this encodes MGYRLLRRFARLLLALFYRRVEVVGAERIPATGPLIVAANHQNALVDPMMLLGTVPRRLRPIAKAPLFRHPLVGPFLRLTGALPVHRRQDPGSDPARNEAIFREAAGTLATGGAILIFPEGVSQAEPTLMPLRTGAARLALAAESASGGRLGLILLPVGLVYHEPGRFRTGWSLTLIGEPLPLADAVALYRTAPEAAVRRVTDRLAEALGQLIVEARDRKLLRLAEVAEAIWRAESSGPGDVAARAEWVKMAIRGYRYLLTREPARIEALMRATERYAKDLELAGLTDRQLAQTYPAAVVWRYAWREGLSLLGGLPLGLWGVLSHALPYQLTRAAVRLARPDPDVEATYKIVAGVVLYPLGWLLEGWIAWRLGGGWLLALFSLALLPAGFLALTWWERLSRVGREVRGFFRFLVDRDFQRRLLARRHALMEELTALARQVPGRVLVGGSSSEGQ